A region of Salmo salar chromosome ssa17, Ssal_v3.1, whole genome shotgun sequence DNA encodes the following proteins:
- the LOC106593663 gene encoding CD82 antigen, translating to MKVDDKFQILKFFAAVFNSVFLILGLCIFGCAVWILFDKDNFISVLSSGELYWTENCHLSHFRTVAGGLFIIGLVVVGVTILGCMGAQLENRCFLLLYMGFLICIVLGQLFVTFIILLNHGKITSKMKIEVDKIITEYGTNPDNQRHWKLLDNVQRYGHCCGMQSPNDWQRNMFIKNNSLIEVYPCSCFNTTDCPAISGFSTLLFGNGNETQIHPQSCVDIITNWLKENTLTIVGMEVGLLIVQVLQFIVAVYLYQTVGQKAKLRNGSQLIRSEEHCEPNPDFLDDPDQNHAYPEPNQAYAHTNLAYPEDQHQADFGPNHSYHR from the exons ATGAAGGTGGACGACAAGTTTCAAATTCTGAAATTCTTTGCAGCAGTTTTCAACTCTGTTTTCCTG ATTCTGGGGCTCTGTATCTTTGGATGTGCGGTATGGATCTTGTTTGACAAAGACAATTTCATTTCTGTTCTCAGCTCTGGTGAGTTATACTGGACAGAGAATTGCCATTTGTCACATTTCAGA actgtagCTGGGGGACTGTTCATCATTGGTCTAGTGGTGGTTGGTGTCACTATCCTGGGGTGTATGGGAGCCCAACTGGAGAACAGGTGCTTCCTACTACTG TATATGGGCTTCCTGATCTGCATCGTCCTTGGTCAGCTGTTTGTCACCTTCATCATTTTGTTAAATCATGGAAAG ATCACATCTAAGATGAAAATAGAAGTGGATAAGATCATCACTGAATATGGAACAAACCCTGACAATCAACGACATTGGAAGCTTCTGGATAATGTACAGCGCTAT gggcacTGCTGTGGTATGCAGAGTCCTAATGACTGGCAGAGAAACATGTTCATTAAGAACAACAGTCTGATAGAGGTGTATCCCTGTTCCTGTTTCAACACCACGGACTGTCCTGCCATCTCAGGATTCAGCACACTGCTGTTTGGAAATGGAAATGAAACACAGATCCATCcacag AGTTGTGTAGACATAATCACCAACTGGCTGAAGGAGAACACTTTGACAATAGTGGGCATGGAAGTGGGCCTGCTAATCGTTcag GTCCTCCAGTTTATAGTGGCTGTGTATCTATACCAGACTGTTGGTCAGAAAGCCAAGCTGAGAAATGGTAGTCAACTGATTCGCTCTGAGGAACATTGTGAACCAAACCCTGACTTCCTTGATGACCCTGACCAAAACCATGCCTATCCTGAACCAAACCAGGCCTACGCACATACAAACCTTGCCTACCCTGAAGACCAACACCAGGCTGACTTCGGACCAAACCATTCCTACCACCGCTAA
- the LOC106596258 gene encoding THAP domain-containing protein 5-like isoform X1, which yields MPRYCAVKLCKNRGGTPSKENKRISFYPFPLQDEVRLQIWVDNMKREEWTPSRHQYLCSEHFTEDCFDLRWGIRYLKHTAFPTIFPHTHHDEDKAVSTSKNTTKPKTRICDSNIELIRSPSPPGKNTPLILKRTVRVEPVVVSVTPVPNPEDASESTVTTLLYERPLVSDTEASTPSEMVLGELMLSETQAAVCEVNRELSGDSGGILTASCLNLSGETQTLQQLDTLDSTVTVLCCESVVPVGHFSECEATVDALHVALGQTFRIFPLELRREEWVGDREEGPGEGEHISVYEHSYSKQDTDKEQLWRKIASLHTKIMELDRREESTMAKIRSLESEMAHLKKSNIVLKEEQKLLEDYITSALL from the exons ATGCCCCGTTACTGTGCTGTAAAACTTTGCAAAAATCGTGGAGGAACACCCTCTAAAGAAAACAAGAGAATAAGCTTTTACCC GTTCCCCTTGCAAGATGAGGTCAGGCTGCAGATATGGGTAGACAACATGAAGCGAGAGGAGTGGACCCCCAGCAGACACCAGTACCTGTGTAGTGAACATTTCACTGAGGACTGCTTTGACCTGCGATGGGGGATCCGGTACCTGAAACACACAGCCTTCCCCACCATCTTCCCTCACACACACCAT GATGAAGATAAAGCAGTTTCCACCAGTAAGAACACCACCAAGCCCAAAACCAGGATATGCGACTCCAACATTGAACTCATccgctccccctcccctcctggcAAGAATACACCTCTGATTCTGAAAAGGACTGTCAGAGTGGAACCAGTCGTGGTGAGTGTCACTCCTGTCCCTAACCCTGAGGATGCCAGTGAATCTACGGTCACTACACTGTTATATGAAAGACCGCTTGTTTCAGACACAGAGGCCTCTACTCCTAGTGAAATGGTCCTGGGAGAGCTGATGCTCTCAGAGACCCAGGCTGCAGTGTGTGAGGTGAACAGAGAACTATCTGGAGACAGTGGTGGGATACTGACAGCCTCATGCTTGAACCTGTCTGGTGAGACACAGACACTGCAGCAGCTGGATACACTGGACTCCACTGTGACCGTGCTCTGCTGTGAATCCGTCGTCCCTGTCGGCCATTTCTCTGAATGTGAAGCCACGGTGGACGCCCTCCATGTGGCCCTCGGTCAGACGTTTAGGATCTTCCCTCTGGAGCTGCGGAGGGAGGAGTGGGTGGGAGACCGGGAGGAGGGCCCCGGGGAGGGGGAACACATCTCTGTGTACGAGCACTCCTACTCCAAACAGGACACGGACAAGGAACAGCTGTGGAGGAAGATAGCCAGCCTCCACACCAAGATCATGGAGCTGGATAGGAGAGAGGAAAGCACCATGGCTAAAATACGATCGCTTGAGAGCGAGATGGCACATCTGAAGAAGAGCAACATTGTTTTGAAAGAAGAGCAGAAATTACTAGAGGACTATATTACTTCTGCGTTGCTCTGA
- the LOC106596258 gene encoding THAP domain-containing protein 5-like isoform X2 gives MKREEWTPSRHQYLCSEHFTEDCFDLRWGIRYLKHTAFPTIFPHTHHDEDKAVSTSKNTTKPKTRICDSNIELIRSPSPPGKNTPLILKRTVRVEPVVVSVTPVPNPEDASESTVTTLLYERPLVSDTEASTPSEMVLGELMLSETQAAVCEVNRELSGDSGGILTASCLNLSGETQTLQQLDTLDSTVTVLCCESVVPVGHFSECEATVDALHVALGQTFRIFPLELRREEWVGDREEGPGEGEHISVYEHSYSKQDTDKEQLWRKIASLHTKIMELDRREESTMAKIRSLESEMAHLKKSNIVLKEEQKLLEDYITSALL, from the exons ATGAAGCGAGAGGAGTGGACCCCCAGCAGACACCAGTACCTGTGTAGTGAACATTTCACTGAGGACTGCTTTGACCTGCGATGGGGGATCCGGTACCTGAAACACACAGCCTTCCCCACCATCTTCCCTCACACACACCAT GATGAAGATAAAGCAGTTTCCACCAGTAAGAACACCACCAAGCCCAAAACCAGGATATGCGACTCCAACATTGAACTCATccgctccccctcccctcctggcAAGAATACACCTCTGATTCTGAAAAGGACTGTCAGAGTGGAACCAGTCGTGGTGAGTGTCACTCCTGTCCCTAACCCTGAGGATGCCAGTGAATCTACGGTCACTACACTGTTATATGAAAGACCGCTTGTTTCAGACACAGAGGCCTCTACTCCTAGTGAAATGGTCCTGGGAGAGCTGATGCTCTCAGAGACCCAGGCTGCAGTGTGTGAGGTGAACAGAGAACTATCTGGAGACAGTGGTGGGATACTGACAGCCTCATGCTTGAACCTGTCTGGTGAGACACAGACACTGCAGCAGCTGGATACACTGGACTCCACTGTGACCGTGCTCTGCTGTGAATCCGTCGTCCCTGTCGGCCATTTCTCTGAATGTGAAGCCACGGTGGACGCCCTCCATGTGGCCCTCGGTCAGACGTTTAGGATCTTCCCTCTGGAGCTGCGGAGGGAGGAGTGGGTGGGAGACCGGGAGGAGGGCCCCGGGGAGGGGGAACACATCTCTGTGTACGAGCACTCCTACTCCAAACAGGACACGGACAAGGAACAGCTGTGGAGGAAGATAGCCAGCCTCCACACCAAGATCATGGAGCTGGATAGGAGAGAGGAAAGCACCATGGCTAAAATACGATCGCTTGAGAGCGAGATGGCACATCTGAAGAAGAGCAACATTGTTTTGAAAGAAGAGCAGAAATTACTAGAGGACTATATTACTTCTGCGTTGCTCTGA
- the LOC106597533 gene encoding arg8-vasotocin receptor-like produces the protein MSLQLNYSGNGSSEREDAGGTDETGEHDFALLKAGVLGLIFVLATCGNLCLLRALRRKRKMNTRTHLFLLHLCFADLVVAFFQVLPQLCMEITHRFRGSDFVCRSVKYLQVVGMFASTYMIVAMTIDRYHAVCKPMVSFLKGSFKRYVAIGAAWLISLAFSTPQLFIFSLQELEDNLYDCWATFIEPWGSKIYISWITLSVFVLPVIILLYCQIKICTGIYFNMKRKALQASTSEGRTGTKGVSSAMLKTVKMTFVIIMVYSICWSPFFVVQLWSAWSPSTAPTNGPLFVIIMLLASLNSCTNPWIYLYYS, from the exons ATGAGTTTACAACTCAATTATAGTGGCAATGGCAGTTCAGAGCGGGAGGACGCGGGAGGAACTGATGAAACAGGTGAACACGACTTTGCGCTTCTAAAAGCTGGAGTTTTGGGATTGATTTTTGTCTTAGCCACATGTGGGAATTTGTGCCTTCTACGTGCACTTCGGAGGAAGCGCAAGATGAATACAAGGACCCACCTGTTCCTTCTGCACCTGTGCTTCGCGGACCTAGTGGTCGCTTTCTTCCAAGTCCTACCGCAGCTCTGCATGGAGATTACGCACCGGTTCCGCGGCTCAGATTTCGTCTGTAGGTCGGTGAAATATCTTCAGGTGGTTGGGATGTTCGCCTCCACATACATGATAGTGGCCATGACCATTGATCGGTACCATGCGGTCTGCAAACCCATGGTGTCGTTCTTGAAGGGTTCCTTTAAGAGGTACGTCGCCATAGGCGCAGCGTGGCTGATCTCTCTGGCTTTCAGCACTCCGCAACTCTTCATCTTCTCTCTCCAAGAACTAGAGGACAACCTGTATGATTGTTGGGCGACATTTATTGAACCTTGGGGTTCTAAGATATACATCAGCTGGATtactttatcagtgtttgttCTCCCGGTTATCATCTTGCTGTACTGCCAGATTAAAATATGCACGGGGATATACTTTAACATGAAGAGAAAGGCGCTCCAGGCTTCCACGAGCGAAGGGCGCACGGGCACCAAAGGGGTCTCGAGCGCGATGTTGAAGACGGTCAAAATGACATTCGTCATCATTATGGTCTACTCGATATGCTGGAGCCCCTTCTTTGTGGTCCAGTTGTGGTCTGCATGGAGTCCCAGTACAGCGCCCACAAATG gtccactGTTTGTCATCATCATGCTGCTTGCCAGTCTGAACAGCTGTACCAACCCCTGGATCTATCTTTACTACAGCTAG
- the akap14 gene encoding A-kinase anchor protein 14, protein MDERPSSNLSLRASEIVKNVLENARGALGHQQEVEDSTEYEFRNIEWITCKDFTIELGKLRIEEYIHTWEVHTSWLFSLVFLQETDHEFHKQYHYRAQWSIPTRRTPIPKATACVYFVIVISKIKPQTLPVEVYFLVESNRLTHRPGQTRFREKWLKDVIESKTLLQNTVDF, encoded by the coding sequence ATGGATGAGCGGCCTTCATCAAACCTAAGCTTGAGAGCATCTGAAATCGTGAAAAATGTACTGGAGAACGCACGCGGTGCCCTCGGCCACCAGCAAGAGGTGGAAGACTCCACCGAATACGAGTTTAGAAACATCGAATGGATCACTTGCAAGGACTTTACAATTGAACTGGGGAAACTGCGAATCGAGGAGTACATCCACACATGGGAGGTGCACACCAGCTGGCTTTTTAGCCTAGTATTCCTCCAGGAGACGGATCACGAGTTTCACAAACAGTACCACTACCGGGCACAATGGAGCATCCCCACCCGACGCACCCCGATCCCCAAGGCGACTGCCTGTGTCTACTTTGTCATTGTGATTTCCAAGATCAAACCTCAGACTTTGCCCGTGGAGGTGTACTTTCTAGTGGAGTCGAACAGGCTGACACACAGGCCAGGGCAAACGAGGTTCAGGGAGAAGTGGTTGAAAGACGTAATCGAGAGCAAAACGTTGCTCCAGAATACTGTAGACTTTTAG